ACGCTCCAGTAACGTTGGCCCAGGCGCAGTTGGCCGTTACCTTCACTGTCGAAAAGCGTCTCGCTGGGCAGCAGCACATCGCCGACCCGTAACGAGCGCAATTGGTTAATCGTCAGGGCCAGGTGACCGAGCACCACCGGGTAGCGTAGCGACCAGTCTCCCGGCAACGGTTGTTCGATGGCTTGCCAGCGGGCGGCGTCCAGGATCCGCAGCAGGGTGTCGGCGGCGCAGCTCAGTACGCCGTGGACGGTTTCGCCGGCCAGTTGCACGCTGAGGCGGCAATCGAGGCGATCGGGCAGCGGTTCATCGACCCCCTCAAGCGGTTCCAGCGGCGCGAACACCCCGGCCAGCACCGGGCTCAGTTGCTGATTCACGTATTGCCAGTACCAAGCTTGCAGCGGCCCGGCGCACACCACCGGCGCAGCACCGAACAGGCTCAGCATCGCATCGGCATTGCTCAGGCGTAACAGGCCACGGGCGCTGCCAAATGCCATGGTTTCAGCGCTTTGGGGGGACAGCATCGGGCTCAGGGTCAGTTGGCCGTTATCGCCAGCGCTGGAGAACGCCAGCCTGCGACCACGCCCGAGCAGACGACTGGCGTTGGCGACCGAGGGCGACACCTGACGCAGTTTCAACGGTTTCATGCGCCACCCATCGACAGCTCGACATCGTGTCCCAGCGCCTTGGAGAATGCCTCTTCGCAGGCTTGATGGCGGGCGCTCAAGCGCTCCAGCACGTCGCTGCGTTCGAAGCCCAGCTCAATCGCCCAGAGGCGGTCGCGCTTGTTCGCCCGGACCTGCACCTTGCCCAGGTTGGGCATCAACAGCGTGGCGCTGAAGGGCTGGTTGCCGTGGGCCGGCAGTTGCAGCGCCAGTTCGTCGATCAACTGCGTCGGCACGCCGTCTGCCGGGGCGAACATGTTGAAGTGGCTGCCACTACCGGTGCCGGACTGGTCGCCCTTGCCGCCGCCCGAGGGCAGCAGCAGTTGTTCGAAGTACAACCCGTCGGCGTCCAGGTGGCGACTGCTGTCGCGGCCCTGATTCACCCGGTTGTCGGCGAAACGATTGCGCTCCGGCTCGTTGCGCCGAGGCGCCGGGTTGCTGGCGGGCGAATGCTCGTTCTGAGGCTGGATCGCCGCTGGCGCCGCTTTCTGTGGCGGGCGCGCAGGCGGGTGATGGATCGGTGCGTTCAACGGCTCACTCCTCATTCAGGTTCTCGCTCAGGCAGGCGAGTTTTTCCACGGCCCGTTGCCGGGCCTTGGCCTCCAGCCGCGCTTGCTCGATGCGTTGTTGTTGCAGTTCGATGCCGTGGCGCAATTGGTTGGCGCTCTGGCGGATGTAGGCGAGTCGGTCGAGCATGCGGCGCTCCTTGTCATGCCAGCGATCGACGTCGCCCAGCTCCATGGTTTTTTCCAGGTGCGCGGCGGACAACTGCTGGCGCCGGACCTTCTGGTTGTCCCGCTCCTGAACCCAGGCATGCTCGGTCAGGCGCAACTGCTCGTGCATCGACGTCAACGCGTCCTGCAACTGGCGTTGGGCGCGTTCGGCGCGAGCCTGACGATGCTGGCGCAAGGGCGTCAGCACGCCGATCACTTGCTCCATGGCCACTCGGTTCGGGTCGGCTTCGAGCTCGTCGTCCATGCTCACTCCGGCAACTGCGAGGTGAGTTGCGTAAGCAGTTCAAGGGTGGTTTCCAGCGGCACCGGTTCGCGCAGGTCCTGGCGCAGGAAGGCGTTGATGGCGTCGTTAAGTTGCACCGCGCAATCGGTGACGGGGTCGGACCCCGGCTGGTATTCGCCCAGGCGCAGCAGCATCTCCACTTGTCGATAGGCCGCCATCAAGCGGCGCAGGCGATTGTTGGCTTGCTGGTGTTCGCGGCCCGTGACGTTGCTGAGGATCCGGCTGATGCTGGCGGGCACGTCGATGGCCGGGTAATGCCCGCGCTCGGCGAGTTTGCGCGAGAGCACGATGTGGCCGTCGAGCAGCGAGCGCACCTCATCGGCTACCGGATCGTTCATGGAATCCTGCTCGATCAGCACCGTGTAAATCGCCGTGATCGAGCCGTTTTCGCTCATGCCGGCGCGCTCCACCAGTTGCGGCAACAGGGTATATACCGACGGCGGCAAACCGCCGCGGCCCAACGGCTCACCGGCGGCGATGCCGATTTCGCGCTGGGCCCGGGCGAACCGGGTCAGGGAGTCGATCAGCAGCAAGACTTTCATGCCGCGCTTGCGAAACGCTTCGGCGATGGCTGTGGCGGTGAACGCCGCGCGGGCGCGTTCCATGCTGGAGCGGTCGGACGTGGCGCAGATCAGCACCGAACGCTGACGCAGGGTGTCGTCCAGTTCATGGTCGAGAAATTCACGCAACTCGCGACCCCGTTCACCGATCAAGCCGAAGACGATCACATCGCAATCCATGTTGCGCGCCATTTCCGCCAGCAGCGTGGTCTTGCCGCAACCGGCCCCGGCGAACAGCCCGACCCGTTGGCCCTCCCCCAGCAGGATCGCGCTGTCGATGGCGCGGATGCCGGTGGGCAGCGCTGAACTGATCCGTGGCTTTTGCATTGGCGGCAAGGCGTCGGCGATCACCGGGGTGGTGGTGCGGCGGTCATGCAGACCGGCAAACGCACCGTCGCCATCCCCCAGCAGCGGTCGGCCGAAACCGTCGAGCACGCGGCCGAGCAAACTGTCATCGACGCCAATGCGATGGGCCATGCCCAACGGGCGAATGCGCGCGCCAACCTGGATGCCGTCCGGGGTGCCCAAGGCGCTCAGCAAGGTGCATTGCGTGGTGAAACCGACGATCTCGGCGAGCATGGCGCTGCCATCGGCCTTGCTCACTTCGCACAAGTCTCCGATCTTCGCCGCTGGCACCTGGCACTCCAGCAGAATGCCGCTGACCGCCGAGACACGGCCGCTGATGCGCACCGCCGAGGCCTTCGACAGTCGTTCGGTCTGTTCGCGGGTCCATTGCGCCAGGGCCGCGTTCACCAGCGCACCTCGACATGCCGGTCGCCGTCGAACTCGATGCGCTGATCGTCGATCCGGCTCAGGCGCAGGCCTTCGAGGGTATCGCCGATGTACAGCCGCTGGCCCTCGCTGGTGACCAGATGGGCGTTGGTGCCACCGATGATCTGCACGATCACGAAGGGCAGGCCGGCCCCTGCCGTGGCAACCTGGTCGAGCAACGGCACCGGCAATTCGTAACGCTCGTTGAAGTGTTGCAGCATCCGTTGGTAGACCAGCAATGCGTCATCCTTCAGGCTACCGGTCAGGGCCAGTCCTTCGTCGCTGTCTTCGATGTTGACGTCGGTCAACAGACGGTCGCTGAGCAACAGGTTGAGTTGACGACGCACCGCTTCGCGAGTCGCCAGTTTGACTTTCGCCGCTGGCGCATCAAGGGGTTTCGGTTTGCCCGTGGACACCGGCGCGACGACGGCGGCCTCGGGGGCTTTGATGGCCTCGACTGGATGGCTTGAACCACCGCGACTGAAGCCCCAGGCACTGCCCATGATGCCGATCAACACGCCGACGATGACGGCACCGGTGCGGTCGAATCGCGTCGAGCGTGAGGTCACTTTTTTCAGCGGCGGTGATTGCCCGGGTGTGTCTTCGACGTTTTGTGTTTGTGCCGCCACCGGCACCAGCGGCCACGCCTGCTCGGCGGCCGACAGGCACAGCCAGACATTGCCCAGGGCGAACGTCTGGTTTGGCGCCAGTTCGGTCACCGTGCGGGCGTGGCCTTCTTCGTCGTTAATCAGGCTGTCTTCGGCGTTCAACTGCCAGCCGTCCTCGGTTCGGGTCAACCGACAATGCAGGGTGGCG
The sequence above is drawn from the Pseudomonas sp. FP2196 genome and encodes:
- a CDS encoding type III secretion system HrpP C-terminal domain-containing protein, whose protein sequence is MNAPIHHPPARPPQKAAPAAIQPQNEHSPASNPAPRRNEPERNRFADNRVNQGRDSSRHLDADGLYFEQLLLPSGGGKGDQSGTGSGSHFNMFAPADGVPTQLIDELALQLPAHGNQPFSATLLMPNLGKVQVRANKRDRLWAIELGFERSDVLERLSARHQACEEAFSKALGHDVELSMGGA
- a CDS encoding type III secretion protein; translation: MDDELEADPNRVAMEQVIGVLTPLRQHRQARAERAQRQLQDALTSMHEQLRLTEHAWVQERDNQKVRRQQLSAAHLEKTMELGDVDRWHDKERRMLDRLAYIRQSANQLRHGIELQQQRIEQARLEAKARQRAVEKLACLSENLNEE
- a CDS encoding FliI/YscN family ATPase; the encoded protein is MNAALAQWTREQTERLSKASAVRISGRVSAVSGILLECQVPAAKIGDLCEVSKADGSAMLAEIVGFTTQCTLLSALGTPDGIQVGARIRPLGMAHRIGVDDSLLGRVLDGFGRPLLGDGDGAFAGLHDRRTTTPVIADALPPMQKPRISSALPTGIRAIDSAILLGEGQRVGLFAGAGCGKTTLLAEMARNMDCDVIVFGLIGERGRELREFLDHELDDTLRQRSVLICATSDRSSMERARAAFTATAIAEAFRKRGMKVLLLIDSLTRFARAQREIGIAAGEPLGRGGLPPSVYTLLPQLVERAGMSENGSITAIYTVLIEQDSMNDPVADEVRSLLDGHIVLSRKLAERGHYPAIDVPASISRILSNVTGREHQQANNRLRRLMAAYRQVEMLLRLGEYQPGSDPVTDCAVQLNDAINAFLRQDLREPVPLETTLELLTQLTSQLPE
- a CDS encoding type III secretion system protein, with protein sequence MKPLKLRQVSPSVANASRLLGRGRRLAFSSAGDNGQLTLSPMLSPQSAETMAFGSARGLLRLSNADAMLSLFGAAPVVCAGPLQAWYWQYVNQQLSPVLAGVFAPLEPLEGVDEPLPDRLDCRLSVQLAGETVHGVLSCAADTLLRILDAARWQAIEQPLPGDWSLRYPVVLGHLALTINQLRSLRVGDVLLPSETLFDSEGNGQLRLGQRYWSVEPQASNEHLQLRLIREEDLHDGQ
- a CDS encoding FHA domain-containing protein is translated as MFELRVLSGLHQGAALPLVGEQWLIGADAGHDLVLYDPGVATLHCRLTRTEDGWQLNAEDSLINDEEGHARTVTELAPNQTFALGNVWLCLSAAEQAWPLVPVAAQTQNVEDTPGQSPPLKKVTSRSTRFDRTGAVIVGVLIGIMGSAWGFSRGGSSHPVEAIKAPEAAVVAPVSTGKPKPLDAPAAKVKLATREAVRRQLNLLLSDRLLTDVNIEDSDEGLALTGSLKDDALLVYQRMLQHFNERYELPVPLLDQVATAGAGLPFVIVQIIGGTNAHLVTSEGQRLYIGDTLEGLRLSRIDDQRIEFDGDRHVEVRW